Below is a window of Picosynechococcus sp. PCC 7002 DNA.
GTAGCCGCCTTCGTTGTCACCAACGGAATTTCCATCAAGGTCAACGACATCCGCCACAATCCCCGGAAAAGGACGAGTTGCCGAGCCGGGTTTTGTGGGAGTTGCACCGGGTAAAGGCGTAATCATCACACCACCGGTTTCCGTTTGCCACCATGTATCAACAATGGGACAACGTTCGCCACCAATGACCCGGTGGTACCACATCCAAGCTTCTGGGTTAATCGGTTCACCCACGGTTCCTAAGAGGCGCAGGGAACTCATGTCATATTTATTGGGGATGCCTTCACCCATTTTGATAAAGGCCCGAATCGCTGTGGGTGCCGTATAGAAAATGGTGACACCATATTTTTGAATAATTTCCCAATAGCAACCGGGATTAGACGGACGGGGTGCGCCTTCATACATTAAGACCGTTGCCCCGTTAGATAGAGGGCCATAGGTAATGTAACTGTGGCCGGTGATCCAACCCACATCAGCACCACACCAATACACGTCATCATCTTTGAGATCAAAGATCCACTTGGTCGTTATATGGGTGTAGAGATTATAACCGCCCGTAGTGTGGACAACGCCCTTGGGTTTACCCGTGGTGCCGCTGGTATAGAGGATGAAGAGCATATCTTCGGCATCCATCGGCTCGGCGGGACAGTCAGCGGAGACTTCTTTTTGCAAATCATGCCACCAGTGATCCCGCCCGGCTTCCATGTGGACAGGCTCTTTGGTGCGTTGAACGACCAAAACATTCTCAACGCTGGGGGCATGGTGATCGGCGATCGCCGCATCTACTTGATCCTTGAGGGGTACCGCTTTATCTTTGCGGAAGCCCCCGTCGGCGGTGATCACCAGTTTGGCTTCAGCGTCTTCGAGGCGACTGCGGAGGGCTTCGGCACTAAAGCCACCAAATATCACCGTATGGGGCGCACCAATGCGGGCACAGGCGAGGAGGGCAACGACGGCTTCCGGGATCATTGGCATATAAATCCCGACGCGATCGCCTTTTTTGACGCCCAACTTTTTCATCGCATTGGCAAACTGGCAGACCTCGTGGTGTAGCTGGGCATAGGTGAGGGTACGGGAGTCACCGGGTTCCCCTTCCCAGATGAGGGCGGCTTTATTTTTGCGCCAGGTTTTGAGATGACGGTCGAGGCAATTGTAGGAAATGTTAATTTTCCCGTTGACAAACCATTTGGCGAAGGGCGGTTGCCAATCGAGCACCTTGTCCCATTTCTCAAACCATTCCAATTCCTGTTCGGCGAGTTCCCCCCAAAAGCCTTCGGGGTCATTTTTCGCCCGGTCGTAGAGGGCTTGGTACTGGTCTAAGCTCTTGATCTGGGCCTCGGCAGCAAAGTCTGGTGCAGGCGAAAAAAGGCGCTGCTCCTGGAGGATGGATTCAATGTTTTGTTCGGACATAATAGGGTTATTATCGTGGGATTTATTTCACCCCATTGTCCCCCAAGTCCGCCCCATCAGGGGGTCTCGTGCTTAAGCCGTAATGGTTTGCAAGATTTTTGCGCTCAAGTTGATCGAATGTATGCCCCGGATATGACCTAGGGAGATTCTTCTAAAGCGAGCAGGGTTTGCCAAGTGGCGATCGCCTCAGGGAACCATAACCAACTTTGTTCGAGGCGGCGGGGGTTGAGCTGGGAACGATCGAGATCTAGGGCGATCGCCCGGAGTTTTTCGGCTTTCCCTACAAGAATTTCCTGGTCAACGTCGGTGGGTTGCCTTTGGGCCAAATCGTACATACTAATCGCCAGGCCCGCATAAATCTCCGCCTGGAGGGCTGGGGGGAAATCCTGGGTCGTTGCCGCCGCTAAGGCTTCATACCAACGATCATTGGCGGCTTCGTAATCTGCATTGAGGTAATGGACAAAACCCAGGGCCATCAAAATTTCGGGGTCGTTGGGCTGTTGGGCTAGGGCCATGTCCCAATTGTCTTGCACCGTGGCGATCGCCGTTGCTTGGGTTGGCGATGGTGGGACGGCAGCCAAAGTTGTTTGCCAGATATAGCGCCCCCGCAAAAAAGCAATGGTTTCATTCTCCGGGGCGATCGCCGGATCAAACAGTAATGGTTGCACCGCACCAAAGGCTTGGCGATCGAGGAGTTCAGCGAGGATCATCTCAGCGTTACCCCAATTGTCTTGGTCAATATCTGCCTGGGCCAACTGCACCAAGTCTGCATCAGTGAGCTTTTCTAATTCCTTTTCTGTCAGGCGCATGATCCCCTCCGTGGTGGTCGGCGTTACAGAGAGATTTTGTAAATGTCGGCCCAGTAGAATGCCCCCCAGGGTGAGCATGATGATCAAACCCAATCCTAGGAGGTTACGGGGAAAAGCCAATAGGGAGCGCCAGGAGGGAATCAAGAGCATTCCCCGATGATCATTCTCAGTATCCGTCTCCGTCTCGGACGGTTCGGGCATATTCGCAAAAATATCTTGGATAAAAGCAACATCCTCTTCGGGTTCTGTCTCCCCCAACCAAGACAAATCAACCGCTGTATCTAAATTTTCAGAATTGTCGGCACCAATGGCCCTGTCCCGTTGCCGAGAAAAGTGGACTGTGTAATTTTGCGGTTCGATAAACATCGCCTCCCATGGCAGAAACCACAAAATCCCATCCGGTAAGCCCAAATAAACGTGAATGGGAAGATTATCCACTTTGGCGATCGCCACCATGTCCTGCCAATGCTCGTAAATCTCTCCCGTGAAAAGGGCCGTAAACAGCATTTTCCCCCAAGTCTCTAGGGGGTAATTGGCCCAGGTTGCCAGCCAAGCTTCCGGTTGCCAAGTGACCACTGCCACGATGGGTTCCGCACCAGGGGCGATCGCCGAACTCAAACGCAATTGATACTGGTCATGACCCAGGGCCAAGATAGACAATTGAAAATCGTGGAGCATAAAAAATCTGTCGTGTCCAGGGAGATGCTGTTACCTTGATCGTAAGCGAGTCTGAATTGTTTCTCGATCAAATTTTTGGGACAATGATGTAATTCGCGACCGCCTTGAACGACCACAGCTATCCCAGTGCTCAACCCAATTCCTGCAACTTCGCCACCAAATCCGCCTGGCCAATTACATAAACCCCCCGAATTTTTTTGTGGGAGACAGCTAACTGGGCACGGGTAAACACCAACAGCGGCGTAACAAAACTAAGCTTTTTTTTGTCGCGTACCTGGAGCGCCTGTTTCATCACGATTTGCAAAAAATCTTTCTTGAAGCCATAGATCGTGCGCCCCATGCGGCGATGGAGCCGATGATCCTGGAAAATCACCGTGCCTTTATGGGATTTGACATCAATGACATAGGTTTTTTGCTGGGGCGAAAAGCAAATCACATCGGCATCCCCCAGGCCATCATCAAGGCGCATCCCATATTCAAAAGACCACCCCTGGGGCTCTAGTTCCTGGAGAATTTTGGCGACATTTTCCTCGGCTTTGGCCCCCTGAACGGCACGGTTTGCGGCTTGCCAAAGATCTAAACCCCGGAAAATAAAACCCATTGCCCCAAAGGCGGCGATCGCCACAATGACGATCGCCGCAATAAACCCCAGACCAATCGCCAAGACCGGAAACATGAACACCACCAAGACCGGGAGTCCTCCCGCCGCCAAGAAAGCCCGCCAGGACTGGAGGCGACGTCTAAAGGCTAAGCGACGTACATTTTGACCCGCTGTTCTAGGGGAAGAGGCAACCATAACTAGCCCAGATAAAAGTTAATCCATCAATAATCCACCAAACATCCAACCCAAAAGTCGTTATCCTAAAGCTGGAATTTAGTTTTCTTTCTATTGCCCATTATTCTGTCGTAAGTTCCATGGAAAAACCCGCCCAAACTCAATATCCAATTCACCCCCTACTGCGTCAACGGTTTAGTACGGTCATCTTTGATGGCGATCGCCCCGTCGAAGCAGAAAAAATTGGGAGCTTATTAGAAGCCGCCCGGTGGGCTTCCTCTTGTTTTAATGAACAGCCTTGGCGGTTTTTGATGGCCACAAAAGCTGATGCTGCTGCCTATGGCAAAATGTTGGACTGCCTGATGGAAACAAACCAGACCTGGGCAAAAAACGCATACATTCTGATGATTTCTGTCGGAAAACAGCGATTTACCCGCAATGATAACCCGAATCCCTACGGAATGTATGATGTGGGCCAAGCCTTGACCAGTTTAACGATCCAAGCTGAAGCCCTCGGTCTGCGGGTACACCAAATGGGCGGTTTCGATAAAGACAAAGCCCGTGACCGCTACAAAATTCCCGCTGGCTTTGAACCGGCCGCTGCCGTGGCCATTGGCTATCCGGGTGATATTACTAAAGCCCCAGAAGCCCTCCAAGAACGGGAACAGAGCCCCCGTAGCCGCAAACCCTTCGCGGAAATTGTCTTTACTGGAACTTGGGAAAATCCCTATTTCTAAAAATTAAACAAGGGCACAACCAAAGCAAAAAGCACCCCTAAACCCACAATGATTTCTAGGGATTTCAGTAACAAGCTCTGTCGCTGCTGAAATCCCTGTAACCAGTTTTTGGGGCGATCGCCTTCCCGTTGCCCCAGACTAACCATCGAAATTAATAGGGGCACACCTCCAACTTTAATGCCCAAAAGTAAGTGCAGAGCCAGCGCCCCAAACATGACCACCCAGGCCAACAGATGACCAAGGTAGGCGAAATGATTGAGTTCTCTTGCCGGTAGCCATTCTTCCTTCATCATCCGGCCTGTAATGACGGCTAAGGTTCCCGCCAGCAGCATGCCTGTATTAATCAGTCGATGGGCCGAAACCCACCAAATCGGTTTTCCCAGTTGCTTTAATTGCGTCAGGGAATTCGGCTGCAACAAACGGTGATCGCCCAGACGAAAACTGTACACCGCAAAGAACGGTAGCAATAAAAAGAATGTTAAGGCGATCGTCCCATGGATGCCCTGCATCGCTTCGAGCCGTGGCAGACCCAAACGGCCCCAGCGACCATCATAAATGTCGTAAACCCAAAACCCCGTATCTAAAGCCAGCAATACCAAAATCGCCGTTAGGCCATGGAGCAAGCGCAATAAAATAGGTTGATATGGTTTAGATTGTGCCATGGCTCCACAATGTCTTTTAGGTTGCTAATATTTGCTCAATTTTACGCAAAAAAGCAACCCATTTCCCTAAGACATTACCGTAACGCAGACTTTGGCAGCGGCAGAGACCCAGGATAACGGATCACCTCCCGCTGACGAGTCTTATCTCCGTTGGGATCGGCCAACAAAACATTACGAATGAAACGGGCGGCAATGCGCTGTAAAAGTCCCTCAGCGATTTTCTGACCTAATTGTTGCGTTTCCGGCTTAATGAGCACTTTAGGAATTAAAGGCAAAATAAACATCGGGTCAAAATCAGGGGTTTCCTGGAGGATGCGCCAAATATTTTGAATGTGCACCAGGTTCGCCCGGTCTTCTGCACTCATCCCCCTAGTCTGGTTGTGGGTTGGCTTTTGACCCAATTGCTCTTGTACCAAACTGGTAATGTTTTGGAAGGTATTACGTCCGAGGATATCCACCGATTGAATAATTTCTTCGGCAAGGCGCTCCCGGATAAATTCACCCCGTTCTGAAAAGATATAGTCAATGGCTTGATTAACCGCCCCTTTAAGATCGTAGTCGGTAGAATCCTTCGCATTGTTCAGCAAATTTTCGAGGCGATTCCAGCGAAAACTGCCTTCTTTAAACAATAAATCCTTCAGAGAATGACGTAATTCCGGAGAATTATCGGTCAACAAGCGTTTTGCAACATAGGGATAAGCTTTACTCAAGACTTTAAATTCTGGATCAACACCAATGGCAATCCCTTCGAGGGTCACCATCGAACGAATAATCAAAGCGTAGTAGGCAGGCACCTTAAACGGAAATTCGTACATAATGCCCGACATTTGATCCGTGATGCTCTTAAAATTAAGTTCCGCAACACTAGCTCCCAAAGCATTATTAAAAACGGTGCTTAGGGCAGGTACAATGGGCGCAAGATCAGTATCTGGCTTGAGAAAATCTAATTTGACATAGTCATGGGCCAGGGCTTCAAAATCGCGGTTAACTAGGTGCACCACAGCTTCGATTAACCCATAACGTTGGTAGGGTTCGATCATGCTCATCATGCCAAAGTCTAGATAAGCGAGGCGACCATCATCGAGGGCTAAAAGATTACCGGGGTGGGGATCAGCATGGAAAAATCCAAACTCTAGGAGTTGGCGCAGGGAACATTCCACCCCGACTTCGACTAAATGGGTGGCATCAATCCCTTTGGCAGCGACTTCTTTGAGGTTAGTTAGCTTCGTCCCATCGAGCCACTCCATGGTGAGGACGCGCTTACCGGTATATTTCCAATAAATTTTTGGCACATAGATTTCTGCCATGCCGCCGTAGAGTTTTTTGAATTTCTCTGCGTTACGTCCTTCCTGGGCATAGTTCATTTCTTCGAAAATACGCGCCGCAAATTCGTCGGTAATGCCAATTAGGTCGGAGCGGACTTGTTTGACATTATTTTGAAGCCAGCGGGCAATGCGCCGCATGATAAAAATATCGAGGTTGATGCGCTGTTGCAGGTCAGGGCGCTGAACTTTTACGGCAACTTTTTCGCCGGTTTTGAGGCGAGCTTGATAGACTTGGCCGAGGGAGGCGGCAGCAAGGGGATGATCTGAGATCTCGGCGTAGATTTTTTCGGGGGGTTGTCCTAATTCTTCTTCAATGAAGCGAAAGGCAATTTCATTCGGAAAGGAAGGGAGTTGATCCTGAAGACTGGTTAGTTCCGTCAGATAGACGGGAGGGACGAGGTCAGGACGGGTAGAGAGGGCTTGGCCAATTTTGATGTAGGTGGGGCCTAATTTCGTCAGAATCGCCTTGAGGTGATCGGCTTGTTTCTGTTGGGCTTTAGGATTGTTGTTGTTTCCAGTGGCCTTAGCCCACCAAATTCTGAGTAGCAGGCCACTAAAGCTGGAAATAATGGTGAGGAGGCGTCCCAGAACAGCAAAGGGACGATTGCGGTATTTGGCTTCGATCGCCTCTGGATTGTAACGCCACAGCTCGGACTCCTGGGCGGGCTGTTCGATAACCGAATTGACCGGGGTCGCGGGGGTACGGGTCTGGTATGGCATAGTTTATCCGATGCGATCGCCTACAGTTGAATGGGTTGCATTGTAAATGATTGTAACAAATGTTTCTGGGTTACTCATCTACGGGAACTGCAGACGATCAAAGCAGCGGGAGGTGCTTAATTGGAGATGGCACCAGACGAGCGGGCGCTGAGGGGGGCTTGTTTGCCTGGAGTTTCACTAAGGCGCTGGTTCTGGAGAATATTGACTGCCTTGAGAAACTGGGGATCAGCACTCGTCCCGATCAAACTCGGATCGAGACGCAGTTGCGTGAACTGTTCATTATCTAGTTCTACGGTAATGTCAGGACTAACCCCATTCATATTGATACTCATGCCACTGGGGGGATAGTACCGGGAGATTGTGACTGCCAGGCCCGCACCGTTGGATAATTCATGGACTGATTGGACGG
It encodes the following:
- the acs gene encoding acetate--CoA ligase, which translates into the protein MSEQNIESILQEQRLFSPAPDFAAEAQIKSLDQYQALYDRAKNDPEGFWGELAEQELEWFEKWDKVLDWQPPFAKWFVNGKINISYNCLDRHLKTWRKNKAALIWEGEPGDSRTLTYAQLHHEVCQFANAMKKLGVKKGDRVGIYMPMIPEAVVALLACARIGAPHTVIFGGFSAEALRSRLEDAEAKLVITADGGFRKDKAVPLKDQVDAAIADHHAPSVENVLVVQRTKEPVHMEAGRDHWWHDLQKEVSADCPAEPMDAEDMLFILYTSGTTGKPKGVVHTTGGYNLYTHITTKWIFDLKDDDVYWCGADVGWITGHSYITYGPLSNGATVLMYEGAPRPSNPGCYWEIIQKYGVTIFYTAPTAIRAFIKMGEGIPNKYDMSSLRLLGTVGEPINPEAWMWYHRVIGGERCPIVDTWWQTETGGVMITPLPGATPTKPGSATRPFPGIVADVVDLDGNSVGDNEGGYLVVKQPWPGMMRTVYGNPERFRSTYWEHIAPKDGQYLYFAGDGARRDQDGYFWIMGRVDDVLNVSGHRLGTMEVESALVSHPAVAEAAVVGKPDPVKGEEVFAFVTLEGTYSPSDDLVTELKAHVVKEIGAIARPGEIRFADVMPKTRSGKIMRRLLRNLAAGQEIVGDTSTLEDRSVLDQLRG
- a CDS encoding nuclease-related domain-containing protein is translated as MVASSPRTAGQNVRRLAFRRRLQSWRAFLAAGGLPVLVVFMFPVLAIGLGFIAAIVIVAIAAFGAMGFIFRGLDLWQAANRAVQGAKAEENVAKILQELEPQGWSFEYGMRLDDGLGDADVICFSPQQKTYVIDVKSHKGTVIFQDHRLHRRMGRTIYGFKKDFLQIVMKQALQVRDKKKLSFVTPLLVFTRAQLAVSHKKIRGVYVIGQADLVAKLQELG
- a CDS encoding nitroreductase family protein, with the translated sequence MEKPAQTQYPIHPLLRQRFSTVIFDGDRPVEAEKIGSLLEAARWASSCFNEQPWRFLMATKADAAAYGKMLDCLMETNQTWAKNAYILMISVGKQRFTRNDNPNPYGMYDVGQALTSLTIQAEALGLRVHQMGGFDKDKARDRYKIPAGFEPAAAVAIGYPGDITKAPEALQEREQSPRSRKPFAEIVFTGTWENPYF
- a CDS encoding cytochrome b/b6 domain-containing protein, giving the protein MAQSKPYQPILLRLLHGLTAILVLLALDTGFWVYDIYDGRWGRLGLPRLEAMQGIHGTIALTFFLLLPFFAVYSFRLGDHRLLQPNSLTQLKQLGKPIWWVSAHRLINTGMLLAGTLAVITGRMMKEEWLPARELNHFAYLGHLLAWVVMFGALALHLLLGIKVGGVPLLISMVSLGQREGDRPKNWLQGFQQRQSLLLKSLEIIVGLGVLFALVVPLFNF
- a CDS encoding ABC1 kinase family protein gives rise to the protein MPYQTRTPATPVNSVIEQPAQESELWRYNPEAIEAKYRNRPFAVLGRLLTIISSFSGLLLRIWWAKATGNNNNPKAQQKQADHLKAILTKLGPTYIKIGQALSTRPDLVPPVYLTELTSLQDQLPSFPNEIAFRFIEEELGQPPEKIYAEISDHPLAAASLGQVYQARLKTGEKVAVKVQRPDLQQRINLDIFIMRRIARWLQNNVKQVRSDLIGITDEFAARIFEEMNYAQEGRNAEKFKKLYGGMAEIYVPKIYWKYTGKRVLTMEWLDGTKLTNLKEVAAKGIDATHLVEVGVECSLRQLLEFGFFHADPHPGNLLALDDGRLAYLDFGMMSMIEPYQRYGLIEAVVHLVNRDFEALAHDYVKLDFLKPDTDLAPIVPALSTVFNNALGASVAELNFKSITDQMSGIMYEFPFKVPAYYALIIRSMVTLEGIAIGVDPEFKVLSKAYPYVAKRLLTDNSPELRHSLKDLLFKEGSFRWNRLENLLNNAKDSTDYDLKGAVNQAIDYIFSERGEFIRERLAEEIIQSVDILGRNTFQNITSLVQEQLGQKPTHNQTRGMSAEDRANLVHIQNIWRILQETPDFDPMFILPLIPKVLIKPETQQLGQKIAEGLLQRIAARFIRNVLLADPNGDKTRQREVIRYPGSLPLPKSALR